A single window of Channa argus isolate prfri chromosome 12, Channa argus male v1.0, whole genome shotgun sequence DNA harbors:
- the zgc:101765 gene encoding aldo-keto reductase Mvan_2161 isoform X2: MASSSSPSSVVLSTGVQMPVLGLGTYKLWGPEEVYWAVDAALAAGYRAFDSAAVYRNEADLGRALKELLPKYGLTREDVFITSKLGPKDHGGKAMEGALHSLSQLDLGYIDLYLIHWPGTQGLAVDDKRNPEFHPRLCQTELRSVCDEYGVCFQAYSSLGKGELVTDPLVMEIAKNNERTPAQVLLRWAVQQGVPVLPKSSNPDRIKENARLFDFTLNKTDMNRLSALDCGQKYCWDPSEVV; this comes from the exons ATGGCCTCCTCGTCCTCCCCCTCTTCTGTTGTTCTGAGTACGGGGGTTCAAATGCCTGTTCTGGGTTTGGGGACTTACAAGTTGTGGGGTCCTGAGGAGGTCTACTGGGCTGTGGATGCTGCCCTGGCTGCTGGTTACCGGGCATTTGACAGTGCAGCTGTCTATCGGAATGAAGCTGACTTGGGCCGAGCACTTAAGGAGCTCCTGCCCAAATACGGCTTGACAAGAGAGGATGTTTTCATAACCAG TAAGCTGGGCCCCAAAGATCATGGTGGTAAGGCGATGGAAGGAGCCCTCCACAGCCTGTCTCAGCTGGATTTGGGTTACATTGATCTCTACCTGATCCACTGGCCTGGCACACAGGGCCTGGCGGTGGATGACAAACGCAACCCAG AGTTTCACCCACGGCTGTGCCAGACAGAGCTGAGGAGTGTTTGTGACGAATATGGAGTGTGTTTCCAAGCCTACTCATCCTTAGGGAAAGGAGAGCTGGTCACTGACCCACTGGTTATGGAGATAGCAAAGAACAATGAACGTACACCTGCACAG GTCCTGTTGCGCTGGGCAGTGCAGCAGGGTGTCCCAGTGCTGCCCAAGTCATCAAATCCAGACAGAATAAAGGAGAATGCCAGGCTTTTTGACTTCACACTGAACAAAACAGACATGAACAGATTATCAGCTTTGGACTGTGGGCAAAAGTACTGCTGGGATCCATCGGAGGTGGTTTGA
- the zgc:101765 gene encoding aldo-keto reductase Mvan_2161 isoform X1 yields MASSSSPSSVVLSTGVQMPVLGLGTYKLWGPEEVYWAVDAALAAGYRAFDSAAVYRNEADLGRALKELLPKYGLTREDVFITSKLGPKDHGGKAMEGALHSLSQLDLGYIDLYLIHWPGTQGLAVDDKRNPGNRAQSWATLEELNAQGKLRAIGVSNYTPAHMKELIQSCKVLPAVLQVEFHPRLCQTELRSVCDEYGVCFQAYSSLGKGELVTDPLVMEIAKNNERTPAQVLLRWAVQQGVPVLPKSSNPDRIKENARLFDFTLNKTDMNRLSALDCGQKYCWDPSEVV; encoded by the exons ATGGCCTCCTCGTCCTCCCCCTCTTCTGTTGTTCTGAGTACGGGGGTTCAAATGCCTGTTCTGGGTTTGGGGACTTACAAGTTGTGGGGTCCTGAGGAGGTCTACTGGGCTGTGGATGCTGCCCTGGCTGCTGGTTACCGGGCATTTGACAGTGCAGCTGTCTATCGGAATGAAGCTGACTTGGGCCGAGCACTTAAGGAGCTCCTGCCCAAATACGGCTTGACAAGAGAGGATGTTTTCATAACCAG TAAGCTGGGCCCCAAAGATCATGGTGGTAAGGCGATGGAAGGAGCCCTCCACAGCCTGTCTCAGCTGGATTTGGGTTACATTGATCTCTACCTGATCCACTGGCCTGGCACACAGGGCCTGGCGGTGGATGACAAACGCAACCCAG GCAACCGAGCACAGAGTTGGGCAACCCTGGAAGAATTGAATGCTCAGGGAAAGTTGAGGGCCATAGGAGTGTCCAACTACACACCGGCACACATGAAAGAACTGATACAAAGCTGCAAAGTCCTTCCTGCTGTGCTGCAg GTAGAGTTTCACCCACGGCTGTGCCAGACAGAGCTGAGGAGTGTTTGTGACGAATATGGAGTGTGTTTCCAAGCCTACTCATCCTTAGGGAAAGGAGAGCTGGTCACTGACCCACTGGTTATGGAGATAGCAAAGAACAATGAACGTACACCTGCACAG GTCCTGTTGCGCTGGGCAGTGCAGCAGGGTGTCCCAGTGCTGCCCAAGTCATCAAATCCAGACAGAATAAAGGAGAATGCCAGGCTTTTTGACTTCACACTGAACAAAACAGACATGAACAGATTATCAGCTTTGGACTGTGGGCAAAAGTACTGCTGGGATCCATCGGAGGTGGTTTGA
- the badb gene encoding BCL2 associated agonist of cell death b yields the protein MAAKFTISDSDSEPSEEVEEREDNHPSTGQEQHVPQCHNLTLPELRKAVPGRIRLNSESNAFTVSRDEELQAKGDEEAGTPTDGAPFRGRSKSAPPALWAAKKYGQQLRRMSDEFDSLLDKGEMRKVKSAGTARQMHHSKSWWSYLFSHQETEGENIHHESRTNRNE from the exons ATGGCTGCAAAATTCACCATTTCAGACAGTGACTCAGAGCCATCGGAGGAAGTAGAGGAAAGAGAAGACAACCATCCATCAACTGGGCAAGAACAGCATGTTCCTCAATGCCACAACCTTACTTTACCTGAGCTCCGAAAGGCAG TGCCTGGTCGAATCAGGTTGAACTCAGAGTCCAACGCTTTCACTGTCTCCAGAGATGAGGAGCTCCAGGCCAAGGGGGATGAGGAGGCTGGTACACCCACAGATGGAGCTCCATTTCGTGGACGGTCCAAGTCCGCTCCCCCTGCCCTGTGGGCTGCCAAGAAATACGGGCAGCAGCTCAGAAGGATGAGTGATGAATTTGACAGCCTTCTAGACAAAGGG gagATGAGGAAGGTGAAGAGCGCTGGGACGGCCAGACAGATGCACCACTCTAAAAGCTGGTGGAGCTACCTCTTTAGTCACCAGGAGACAGAAGGCGAGAACATCCACCACGAAAGCCGCACAAACCGCAACGAGTAG
- the LOC137137157 gene encoding uncharacterized protein, whose translation MPLEAFSFPFPETRFIRAGNLIYKFKIRGGSSYSGNEKMEGSFSQELENIIRTVIGNLDSLQPFSTTHVNVFPYKKHWEGVSKVMCKHGEKKLRVYPFILILYLEKNSRNGKQAEEKLSPEDEISHNHCCVSEPQSKRFRRDLPLEDDTLKDLTEDAESTVSAVGRLHMDSPPAETGAKKDPGHADKKETMEFHELKSGDSAVTGSESSGKVQSGTIQDQEVEQEEDEEEENPDSVPGAPVRSGILTRLARLV comes from the exons ATGCCACTAGAGGCCTTCTCCTTCCCTTTCCCTGAAACTCGATTCATCAGAGCTGGTAATCTCATCTACAAGTTCAAGATCAGGGGAGGCAGCAGCTACAG TGGAAATGAGAAAATGGAGGGAAGCTTCAGTCAGGAACTGGAG aACATTATCAGAACTGTTATCGGTAACCTGGACAGTCTTCAGCCCTTCTCTACTACCCACGTCAACGTCTTCCCCT ATAAAAAGCACTGGGAGGGAGTGTCTAAGGTGATGTGCAAACATGGTGAGAAGAAGCTGAGAGTCTACCCTTTTATTCTTATCCTCTATCTGGAGAAAAACTCACGgaatg GAAAGCAAGCAGAGGAGAAGTTGAGCCca GAGGACGAGATCTCACATAACCACTGCTGTGTCTCTGAGCCCCAGTCAAAGCGCTTTAGGAGAGATTTACCACTAGAGGACGACACACTCAAGGACTTAACTGAGGATGCAGAAAGCACAGTGTCTGCAGTGGG CCGGCTGCACATGGACAGTCCACCTGCCGAGACAGGGGCTAAAAAAGATCCAGGACATGCTGACAAG AAAGAGACCATGGAGTTTCATGAGCTGAAATCAGGTGACAGTGCAGTTACAGGAAGTGAGAGTTCAGGTAAAGTGCAGTCTGGGACAATACAGGACCAAGAAGTagagcaggaggaggatgaggaggaagaaaatCCAGATTCAGTCCCTGGGGCACCTGTGAGATCAGGGATTCTGACCCGACTGGCCAGGTTAGTATGA